A genomic window from Variovorax paradoxus includes:
- a CDS encoding ABC transporter ATP-binding protein, whose protein sequence is MGNAFIQLSDVMLRYGGGTIALDHTTLDIEKGDFVALVGPSGCGKSTILKLVAGLLRPSAGAVIAGGREVGAAGTLAPAGAHASAAPRLRIGLAFQNPTMLPWLTIRENVMIPLKIVEPFRQHYRSKKRGEYAERADALLAQVGLKGFGDKRPWQLSGGMLQRASLCRALVHEPELLLLDEPFGALDQFTREELWDIMQTLWIAKRPTVLLVTHDLRESAYLANRICVMSARPGRILETRDVGFARPRTLESSYAPEFAALVQQLRMRIAQARRESDAVPVPMLVPPGNVLEEVAA, encoded by the coding sequence ATGGGCAACGCATTCATCCAACTGTCCGACGTGATGCTGCGCTATGGCGGCGGCACCATCGCGCTGGACCATACAACGCTGGACATCGAGAAGGGCGACTTCGTTGCCCTGGTGGGCCCGAGCGGCTGCGGCAAGTCAACCATCCTGAAGCTGGTGGCCGGCCTGCTGAGGCCGAGTGCGGGCGCGGTGATTGCCGGCGGGCGCGAGGTGGGCGCGGCCGGCACGCTGGCCCCGGCGGGTGCGCATGCGTCGGCGGCGCCGCGCCTTCGCATCGGCCTCGCCTTCCAGAACCCGACCATGCTGCCGTGGCTCACGATCCGCGAGAACGTGATGATCCCGCTGAAGATCGTCGAGCCCTTCCGGCAGCACTACCGCAGCAAGAAGCGCGGCGAATACGCCGAGCGCGCCGATGCGCTGCTGGCGCAGGTGGGCCTGAAGGGCTTCGGCGACAAGCGACCGTGGCAGCTGTCGGGCGGCATGCTGCAGCGCGCCTCGCTGTGCCGCGCGCTGGTGCACGAGCCCGAGCTGCTGCTGCTCGACGAGCCCTTCGGCGCGCTCGACCAGTTCACGCGCGAGGAGCTGTGGGACATCATGCAGACGCTGTGGATCGCCAAGCGCCCGACCGTGCTGCTGGTGACGCACGACCTGCGCGAGTCGGCCTACCTGGCCAACCGCATCTGCGTGATGAGCGCGCGGCCGGGGCGCATTCTCGAAACGCGCGACGTGGGCTTCGCGCGGCCGCGCACGCTGGAGAGCAGCTATGCGCCCGAATTCGCGGCGCTGGTGCAGCAGCTGCGCATGCGCATCGCGCAGGCGCGCCGCGAAAGCGATGCGGTGCCAGTACCGATGCTGGTGCCGCCTGGGAATGTGCTCGAAGAGGTGGCCGCATGA
- the atzD gene encoding cyanuric acid amidohydrolase produces MNAGRVQQVQVWRIPCSGPGDLSGARALIDAGEIVAADIVAVMGKTEGNGCVNDFTREYASSAWCHLLAPALGCTPDAVHARVALVMSGGTEGVLSPHFTVFTRRWVAEAPAGLGKRLVVGVAHTRAFLPEELGRTAQVDATAEAVAEAMRDAGIESADDVHFVQVKCPLLTAAKVSAALARGAAPVTHDSYESMGYSRGASALGVAVALGEVAREEVCDASVMSDWRLFSARASASAGIELEDNVVIVLGEAQGSASAFRIAHAVMRDAIDAASVRALLRDAFGLDPERDAQALSARLVNLLAKAEASPDGRVRDTRHTMLNDSDIHSTRHARAVVGGVLASVAGHTALYVSGGAEHQGPAGGGPVAAILRVDDTDSTFS; encoded by the coding sequence ATGAACGCGGGCCGCGTGCAGCAGGTGCAGGTATGGCGCATCCCGTGCAGCGGGCCGGGCGACCTGAGCGGCGCCAGGGCGCTGATCGATGCGGGCGAGATCGTCGCGGCCGACATCGTGGCCGTGATGGGAAAGACCGAAGGCAACGGCTGCGTCAACGACTTCACGCGCGAGTACGCATCCAGTGCCTGGTGCCATCTGCTGGCGCCCGCGCTGGGTTGCACGCCCGACGCGGTGCATGCCCGCGTGGCGCTGGTGATGTCGGGCGGCACCGAGGGCGTGCTGTCGCCGCACTTCACGGTGTTCACGCGGCGCTGGGTGGCCGAAGCGCCGGCTGGCCTGGGCAAGCGCCTCGTGGTCGGCGTCGCGCATACGCGCGCCTTCCTGCCGGAGGAATTGGGCCGCACCGCACAGGTCGACGCCACGGCCGAAGCCGTGGCCGAGGCCATGCGCGATGCGGGCATCGAGAGCGCGGACGACGTGCACTTCGTGCAGGTCAAGTGCCCGTTGCTTACCGCGGCCAAGGTCTCCGCCGCGCTGGCACGCGGCGCCGCACCCGTGACCCACGACAGCTATGAGTCGATGGGCTATTCGCGCGGCGCATCGGCGCTCGGTGTGGCGGTCGCGCTCGGCGAAGTCGCGCGCGAAGAGGTCTGCGATGCCAGCGTGATGAGCGATTGGCGGCTGTTCTCCGCGCGCGCATCGGCCTCGGCCGGCATCGAGCTGGAAGACAACGTCGTCATCGTGCTCGGCGAGGCGCAAGGCAGCGCGTCGGCGTTCCGCATCGCCCATGCGGTGATGCGCGATGCGATCGACGCCGCGAGCGTACGCGCCTTGCTGCGCGATGCCTTCGGGCTCGACCCGGAGCGCGATGCGCAGGCCTTGTCGGCGCGGCTCGTGAACCTGCTCGCGAAGGCCGAGGCCAGCCCCGACGGCCGCGTGCGCGACACGCGCCACACCATGCTCAACGACTCCGACATCCACTCGACGCGCCATGCGCGCGCCGTGGTGGGCGGCGTGCTGGCCTCGGTGGCCGGCCATACGGCGCTGTACGTGTCGGGCGGCGCCGAGCACCAGGGGCCCGCAGGCGGCGGCCCGGTGGCCGCGATCCTGCGGGTGGACGACACGGACTCCACTTTTTCCTGA
- the allB gene encoding allantoinase AllB, translated as MKEVDLVIRGARVVSADQIIEASVAIAGEHIVAVGHDDTMPPAREEMRADGLFLLPGAIDSHVHFRDPGYPNKETWKTGSAAAAMGGVTTVFEMPNTNPATGTVEALRLKQKAAESSYCDFGIHGLLGDDTVERLEELLDAGVTSFKAFVGNTFGNLPAPTDGALLEGFEKLAPLGIRTVVHAENSSILQRRQQKMKAAGRIDAMAHLAARPAVAEIEAIGRVLTLAEWTGARVHIAHHSAADSLFLLREAKRRGVDVTAETCPQYLLLNTSHMLKLGGVMRLNPPIREARHNQPLWDALLDGTLDMIATDHAPHTPEEKTRESIWDCDCGFPGVETQMPLMLTEVNRERATLMDYVRWSAVNPARAWGLYGTKGVIAPGAHADIAIVDMQRAGTLSQSRLQSISKISPWNGRAVKGYPLHTLLRGRFVMREGKLVSDAVGWGRTVKGVQKMPTPKPRNTEHYSSAILQTPAGVPATAVPVGAVDWSAA; from the coding sequence ATGAAAGAAGTCGACCTCGTCATTCGCGGCGCGCGCGTCGTGTCCGCAGACCAGATCATCGAAGCCAGCGTGGCCATCGCAGGCGAGCACATCGTGGCCGTCGGCCATGACGACACCATGCCGCCGGCGCGCGAGGAGATGCGCGCCGACGGGCTGTTCCTGCTGCCGGGCGCCATCGACAGCCACGTGCATTTCCGCGACCCGGGCTACCCGAACAAGGAAACCTGGAAGACCGGCTCGGCCGCCGCCGCGATGGGCGGCGTGACCACCGTGTTCGAGATGCCCAACACCAATCCGGCGACGGGCACCGTCGAGGCCCTGCGCCTGAAGCAGAAGGCGGCCGAGTCGTCGTATTGCGACTTCGGCATCCACGGCCTGTTGGGCGACGATACGGTCGAGCGGCTCGAAGAACTTCTCGACGCCGGCGTCACCAGCTTCAAGGCCTTTGTCGGCAACACCTTCGGCAATCTGCCCGCGCCCACCGATGGTGCGTTGCTCGAGGGTTTCGAGAAGCTCGCCCCGTTGGGTATCCGCACCGTGGTGCATGCGGAGAACTCGTCAATCCTGCAGCGCCGCCAGCAGAAGATGAAGGCCGCCGGCCGCATCGACGCGATGGCGCACCTGGCCGCGCGCCCGGCGGTGGCCGAGATCGAAGCCATCGGCCGCGTGCTCACGCTGGCCGAGTGGACCGGCGCGCGCGTGCACATCGCGCACCACAGCGCGGCCGATTCGCTCTTCCTGCTGCGCGAAGCCAAGCGCCGCGGCGTCGACGTGACGGCCGAGACCTGCCCGCAGTACCTGCTGCTGAACACCAGCCACATGCTGAAGCTCGGCGGCGTGATGCGGCTCAACCCGCCGATCCGCGAGGCGCGCCACAACCAGCCGTTGTGGGACGCGCTGCTCGACGGCACGCTCGACATGATCGCGACCGACCACGCGCCGCACACCCCCGAAGAGAAGACCCGCGAGAGCATATGGGACTGCGACTGCGGCTTTCCGGGCGTGGAGACGCAGATGCCGCTGATGCTGACCGAGGTAAACCGCGAGCGCGCCACGCTGATGGACTACGTGCGCTGGAGCGCGGTGAACCCGGCCCGGGCCTGGGGCCTGTATGGCACCAAGGGCGTGATCGCGCCGGGTGCGCACGCCGACATCGCGATCGTCGACATGCAGCGCGCCGGCACGCTGTCGCAGAGCCGGCTGCAGAGCATCAGCAAGATATCGCCGTGGAACGGCCGCGCGGTGAAGGGCTATCCGCTGCACACGCTGCTGCGCGGGCGCTTCGTGATGCGCGAAGGCAAGCTGGTGAGCGATGCGGTCGGCTGGGGGCGCACGGTGAAGGGTGTGCAGAAGATGCCCACTCCGAAGCCGCGCAACACCGAGCACTACAGCAGCGCGATCCTGCAGACGCCGGCCGGCGTGCCTGCGACGGCCGTGCCGGTGGGTGCGGTGGATTGGAGCGCCGCATGA
- a CDS encoding SDR family NAD(P)-dependent oxidoreductase, with protein MELQLRDKVALITGPAKGMGRAVTLAFAREGAKLVLAGRDTGAIEPVAEEARALGVDAVVVPCDLTVGAQTEALAAHALEAFGRIDVLVNVAGGSGPIGKTGWETTSEEFDEIVQLNMTGCFNTMRAVLPSMIERRSGKVVNVGGTFGLRGRAGRMAYSASKWGLRGITKSFALEAGPYGINVNCVAPGMVDGPRFREKVCANMADKLGITLEEAMTRHAADYALRRVSTDADVANACLFMASDVSRQITGVDLPVDGGWAML; from the coding sequence ATGGAACTGCAACTGAGAGACAAGGTGGCGCTCATCACCGGCCCGGCCAAGGGCATGGGGCGCGCCGTGACGCTGGCCTTTGCACGGGAAGGCGCGAAGCTGGTGCTGGCCGGGCGCGACACCGGTGCCATCGAGCCTGTGGCCGAAGAGGCGCGCGCGCTCGGCGTCGATGCGGTCGTCGTGCCCTGCGACCTGACCGTGGGCGCGCAGACCGAGGCACTGGCCGCGCATGCGCTGGAGGCCTTCGGCCGCATCGACGTGCTGGTCAACGTGGCTGGCGGCTCGGGCCCGATCGGCAAGACCGGCTGGGAAACCACGAGCGAGGAATTCGACGAGATCGTGCAGCTCAACATGACAGGCTGCTTCAACACCATGCGCGCCGTGCTGCCCTCGATGATCGAGCGCAGGAGCGGCAAGGTGGTGAACGTCGGCGGCACCTTCGGCCTGCGCGGACGCGCCGGCCGCATGGCCTACTCGGCCTCGAAGTGGGGCCTGCGCGGCATCACCAAGAGCTTTGCGCTGGAGGCCGGCCCGTACGGCATCAACGTGAATTGCGTGGCGCCCGGCATGGTCGACGGGCCGCGCTTTCGCGAGAAGGTGTGCGCCAACATGGCCGACAAGCTCGGCATCACGCTGGAAGAAGCGATGACGCGGCACGCGGCCGACTATGCGCTGCGCCGCGTCTCCACCGATGCCGACGTTGCCAACGCCTGCCTCTTCATGGCGAGCGATGTGTCCCGACAGATCACCGGCGTCGACCTGCCCGTCGATGGCGGCTGGGCCATGCTCTGA
- a CDS encoding ABC transporter substrate-binding protein, protein MPLSFFANSRLVRSLASLGAAAGLALAAVSAAAQVPVKLVLNWKYEGPQAWFFVAQDKGYFKAEGLDVEIDQGEGSAASIPKVAAGAYQAGFGDLNALVDLASKRPADAPVAVYMLYNTPPFTLVVKQGSPIKTPKDLEGKTIGGPANDGALKLFPAFARIAKVDASKVSIINMAPNLREQMLTRGQIDAAFGYVTTVSFSAKAMGLDPAKDLRFIRYGDHGMDLYSNAVFFSRVFARDNPKAVQGFVKALNRAVKEVIADPDMGIDYVMKREPLLKREVEKEKLLATLRNDMSHPEVARIGLGDVDDARLKKSIDIVVDANQLPRTPAPAEVFDRSFLPARAERPSKTLN, encoded by the coding sequence ATGCCGCTGTCCTTCTTCGCCAACTCGCGCCTCGTGCGTTCGCTTGCTTCGCTGGGCGCTGCCGCCGGCCTGGCCCTGGCGGCCGTTTCCGCCGCCGCGCAGGTGCCGGTCAAGCTCGTGCTCAACTGGAAGTACGAAGGCCCGCAGGCCTGGTTCTTCGTCGCCCAGGACAAGGGCTACTTCAAGGCCGAGGGCCTCGACGTCGAGATCGACCAGGGCGAGGGCTCCGCGGCCTCGATCCCGAAGGTGGCGGCGGGTGCCTACCAGGCCGGCTTCGGCGATCTCAACGCACTGGTCGACCTGGCATCGAAACGCCCGGCCGATGCGCCGGTGGCGGTCTACATGCTCTACAACACGCCGCCCTTCACGCTGGTGGTGAAGCAGGGCAGCCCCATCAAGACGCCCAAGGACCTCGAAGGCAAGACCATCGGCGGCCCCGCCAACGACGGCGCGCTGAAGCTGTTCCCGGCCTTCGCCAGGATCGCGAAGGTCGATGCGTCGAAGGTAAGCATCATCAACATGGCGCCCAACCTGCGCGAGCAGATGCTCACGCGCGGGCAGATCGACGCCGCCTTCGGCTACGTCACCACCGTGAGCTTCAGCGCGAAGGCGATGGGGCTCGATCCGGCGAAGGACCTGCGCTTCATCCGCTACGGCGACCACGGCATGGACCTGTATTCGAACGCCGTGTTCTTCTCGCGCGTCTTCGCCCGGGACAACCCCAAGGCGGTGCAAGGCTTCGTGAAGGCGCTGAACCGCGCGGTGAAGGAAGTCATTGCCGACCCGGACATGGGCATCGACTACGTCATGAAGCGCGAGCCGCTGCTCAAGCGCGAGGTCGAGAAGGAAAAGCTGCTCGCCACGCTGCGCAACGACATGAGCCACCCGGAGGTGGCCCGCATCGGCCTGGGCGACGTGGACGACGCGCGACTGAAGAAATCCATCGACATCGTGGTGGACGCCAACCAGCTGCCGCGCACACCGGCGCCTGCCGAAGTGTTCGACCGCAGCTTCCTGCCCGCGCGCGCCGAGCGCCCCTCCAAGACTTTGAACTGA
- a CDS encoding cysteine hydrolase family protein encodes MTRRSAPSRTNAAQPPVRFGPAPHNAWTLAGGRVSLVRSPKRPRPVQMPAEPQPIEFDLARSALVVIDMQNDFCHPEGWFAQKGIGIRAARKPIPTIARLLPAWRAAGGGVVWLNWGIRADRLNLSPTVQFKGKRSADGVGYAEHSPIDHGPSLVQGEWGAQVIDELAVAPGDITVHKHRLSGFWDNELDSVLRQQGITTLLFAGINTDRCVFSTLQDANFFGYDCVLLKDACGTPSPAYVTRGIHFIVQQLHGFVATAESLLASLSSLSKKR; translated from the coding sequence ATGACACGCCGATCTGCACCCTCGCGCACCAATGCGGCGCAACCGCCCGTCCGTTTCGGTCCGGCGCCCCACAACGCCTGGACGCTCGCCGGCGGCCGGGTCAGCCTCGTGCGCTCCCCGAAGCGGCCACGGCCCGTGCAGATGCCCGCCGAGCCGCAGCCGATCGAGTTCGACCTGGCGCGCAGCGCGCTCGTCGTGATCGACATGCAGAACGACTTCTGCCATCCCGAGGGCTGGTTCGCGCAGAAGGGCATCGGCATTCGCGCGGCGCGCAAGCCCATTCCGACCATCGCGCGGCTGCTGCCGGCATGGCGCGCGGCTGGCGGCGGCGTGGTGTGGCTCAACTGGGGTATTCGCGCGGACCGCCTCAACCTGTCGCCCACGGTGCAATTCAAGGGCAAGCGCAGCGCAGACGGCGTGGGCTATGCGGAGCATTCGCCCATCGACCACGGCCCGTCGCTCGTGCAGGGCGAGTGGGGTGCGCAGGTGATCGACGAGCTGGCTGTAGCGCCCGGCGACATCACGGTGCACAAGCACCGCCTCAGCGGCTTCTGGGACAACGAGCTCGACAGCGTCCTGCGCCAGCAGGGCATCACGACGCTGCTGTTCGCCGGCATCAACACCGACCGCTGCGTGTTCTCGACGCTGCAGGACGCGAACTTCTTCGGCTACGACTGCGTGTTGCTGAAGGACGCGTGCGGCACCCCGTCGCCGGCCTACGTGACGCGCGGCATTCATTTCATCGTGCAGCAGCTGCACGGTTTCGTTGCAACCGCCGAGTCGCTGCTCGCTTCGCTTTCCTCACTCTCCAAGAAACGCTAG
- a CDS encoding LysR family transcriptional regulator, protein MNHLRFLRYADEVARAGSIRQAAERLHVAPSAVNRRIQDLEDELGTPLFERLPRGMRLTAAGELFVRYIRGRSSELERVRSEIEDLQGLRRGAVRLVASQALAPRFLPAAVNDFAAEHPLVAFDARIGDHVQAADALRSFESDLALVFNLAPESDIERVCAVEQKLMAIMHKRHPLAKSKTLRLSDCADYPVVLPNRDTGGRQMLERFLARSSTRIRAMVESNSFEFLRGCLYDGRSISFQMAIGAAAEAPDIVARDIEDRGFPRGELVLASLRGRQLPVIAYAFAEFLRKRLTGAQAADAR, encoded by the coding sequence ATGAACCACCTTCGCTTCCTGCGCTATGCAGACGAGGTCGCCCGGGCCGGCTCGATCCGCCAGGCGGCCGAGCGGCTCCATGTCGCACCCTCCGCCGTCAACCGCCGCATCCAGGACCTGGAGGACGAACTGGGCACACCGCTCTTCGAGCGTTTGCCGCGCGGCATGCGCCTGACCGCCGCGGGCGAACTGTTCGTGCGCTACATCCGCGGCCGCTCTTCGGAGCTGGAGCGGGTGCGCTCCGAAATAGAAGACCTGCAGGGCCTGCGCCGAGGCGCCGTCCGGCTGGTGGCCAGCCAGGCGCTCGCGCCGCGCTTCCTGCCGGCGGCCGTGAATGACTTCGCTGCGGAGCACCCGCTGGTGGCTTTCGATGCGCGCATCGGCGACCACGTACAGGCCGCCGACGCGCTGCGCAGCTTCGAGAGCGACCTCGCGCTGGTGTTCAACCTGGCGCCGGAGTCCGACATCGAGCGCGTGTGCGCGGTCGAGCAGAAGCTCATGGCCATCATGCACAAGCGCCATCCGCTGGCGAAGTCCAAGACCCTGCGCCTGAGCGATTGCGCCGACTACCCTGTGGTGCTGCCGAACCGCGACACCGGCGGGCGCCAGATGCTGGAGCGCTTTCTCGCCCGCAGCTCCACGCGGATAAGGGCCATGGTGGAGAGCAACAGCTTCGAGTTCCTGCGCGGCTGCCTCTACGACGGGCGCTCGATCTCGTTCCAGATGGCCATCGGCGCCGCGGCCGAAGCCCCCGACATCGTGGCGCGGGACATCGAGGACCGCGGCTTTCCGCGTGGCGAACTGGTACTGGCCAGCCTGCGCGGCCGGCAGTTGCCGGTGATCGCCTATGCCTTCGCGGAGTTCCTGCGCAAGCGGCTCACCGGAGCGCAGGCCGCGGACGCCCGCTAG
- a CDS encoding LysR family transcriptional regulator, which produces MNLSTRQMRAFLQVARMGNFTRAAEQAHITQAGLSILIREMEKQLGCRLFDRTTRVVSLTPAGRRLLPVVERLVTDLDDVAAELGAEGDAARQTLRIAATPLVSSHLLPQVFTTFRAAHPQVSLRLFDADLRDVEAMVAAGDADVGLGFFFKAAAGLERTPVGRFHLMRVAPCDGDGEEPPAIGTAPWSALRSAELLGLPPGNPIQKVIDQHLATIGRVDAQRPAFNFFGTLISMVEAGFGTAVMPTFALAACRRHRVRTDVLTKPKVGLDFFRITKRGAHETEAMQAFVATLEKALPALSR; this is translated from the coding sequence ATGAATCTTTCGACCCGCCAGATGCGCGCCTTCCTGCAGGTCGCGCGCATGGGCAACTTCACGCGCGCGGCCGAGCAGGCGCACATCACGCAGGCGGGGCTCAGCATCCTGATCCGCGAGATGGAAAAGCAGCTGGGCTGCCGGCTGTTCGACCGCACCACGCGCGTGGTGAGCCTCACGCCTGCGGGGAGACGCCTGCTGCCGGTGGTCGAACGCCTCGTCACCGACCTCGACGACGTGGCGGCCGAGCTGGGTGCCGAGGGCGACGCCGCGCGCCAGACGCTGCGCATTGCGGCCACGCCGCTGGTGTCCTCGCATCTGCTGCCGCAGGTGTTCACCACCTTCCGCGCGGCGCATCCGCAGGTGAGCCTGCGCCTGTTCGATGCCGACCTGCGCGACGTGGAGGCGATGGTGGCGGCCGGCGATGCCGACGTGGGCCTGGGCTTTTTCTTCAAGGCCGCGGCGGGGCTGGAGCGCACGCCGGTAGGGCGCTTTCACCTGATGCGGGTGGCGCCTTGCGATGGTGATGGCGAAGAGCCGCCGGCCATCGGCACCGCGCCATGGTCCGCGTTGCGCAGCGCCGAACTTCTCGGCCTGCCGCCCGGCAACCCGATCCAGAAGGTGATCGACCAGCATCTGGCCACCATCGGCCGTGTCGACGCGCAGCGGCCCGCGTTCAACTTCTTCGGCACGCTGATCTCGATGGTGGAGGCCGGCTTCGGCACGGCCGTGATGCCGACCTTTGCGCTGGCAGCGTGCCGCCGGCACCGCGTGCGCACCGACGTGCTGACCAAGCCGAAGGTGGGGCTGGACTTCTTCCGCATCACCAAGCGCGGCGCGCACGAGACCGAAGCCATGCAGGCCTTCGTCGCCACGCTGGAGAAGGCGCTGCCCGCGCTGTCGCGCTAG
- a CDS encoding flavin-dependent oxidoreductase: MSNEVIILGAGIGGLTLALSLHQAGIPCRVYEAVPELKPLGVGINLLPHAVRELTELGLLDALDKVGVRTQEAVFFTEHGQLIFREAAGQHAGYDWPQFSIHRGDLQTVLYEETLKRLGPDSVVCGRRCTGVTQDAGGVTVHFADAPSVRGAIAVGCDGIHSALRKQLYPDEGAPRYSGVNMWRGTARWKPFLSGGSMVRAGWLAVGKMVIYPIRNDIDAEGNQLVNWVAEIHAPQPALRDWSRAGRLEDFLPAFADWHFDWLDVPALILASDTILEYPMVDQDPLPRWTHGRLTLLGDAAHPMVPRGSNGAGQAIIDARFLAGALKDLGVGTAALEDYDRVRVKATTSVVLTNRSNPPDAILREVFERSGGKRFQNIEDVVPVAELQAISDNYKRVAGYDPVALKARASYL; the protein is encoded by the coding sequence ATGAGCAACGAAGTCATCATCCTGGGCGCCGGCATCGGCGGCCTGACCCTGGCGCTGAGCCTGCACCAGGCCGGCATTCCCTGCCGCGTTTACGAGGCCGTGCCCGAGCTGAAGCCGCTGGGCGTAGGCATCAACCTGCTGCCGCACGCGGTGCGCGAACTCACCGAACTAGGGCTGCTGGACGCCCTCGACAAGGTGGGCGTGCGCACGCAGGAGGCCGTGTTCTTCACCGAGCACGGCCAGCTGATCTTCCGCGAGGCCGCCGGCCAGCACGCGGGCTACGACTGGCCGCAGTTCTCCATCCACCGCGGCGACCTGCAGACGGTGCTGTACGAGGAGACGCTGAAGCGCCTCGGCCCCGACAGCGTGGTGTGCGGCCGCCGCTGCACGGGCGTGACACAGGACGCCGGGGGCGTCACCGTGCACTTTGCCGATGCGCCTTCGGTGCGCGGCGCGATCGCGGTCGGCTGCGACGGCATCCACTCGGCGCTGCGCAAGCAGCTGTATCCGGATGAAGGCGCGCCGCGCTACTCGGGCGTGAACATGTGGCGCGGCACCGCGCGCTGGAAACCCTTTCTCTCGGGCGGCAGCATGGTGCGCGCGGGCTGGCTCGCGGTCGGCAAGATGGTGATCTACCCGATCCGCAACGACATCGACGCCGAGGGCAATCAGCTCGTGAACTGGGTCGCCGAGATCCACGCACCGCAGCCCGCGCTGCGCGACTGGAGCCGCGCGGGCCGGCTCGAAGACTTCCTGCCTGCGTTTGCCGACTGGCACTTCGACTGGCTCGACGTGCCCGCGCTGATCCTCGCGTCGGACACCATCCTCGAGTACCCGATGGTCGACCAGGATCCGCTGCCGCGCTGGACGCACGGCCGCCTCACGCTGCTGGGCGACGCGGCGCACCCCATGGTGCCGCGCGGCTCCAACGGCGCCGGGCAGGCGATCATCGATGCGCGCTTCCTGGCCGGCGCGCTGAAGGACCTGGGCGTAGGCACCGCCGCGCTGGAGGACTACGACCGCGTGCGCGTCAAGGCCACCACGAGCGTGGTGCTGACCAACCGCAGCAACCCGCCCGACGCGATCCTGCGTGAAGTGTTCGAACGCTCGGGCGGCAAGCGCTTCCAGAACATCGAAGACGTCGTGCCCGTCGCCGAGCTGCAGGCCATCTCGGACAACTACAAGCGCGTGGCCGGCTACGACCCGGTGGCGCTGAAGGCGCGCGCTTCCTACCTTTGA
- a CDS encoding tripartite tricarboxylate transporter substrate binding protein — MRSLIKKTLASLLFAAGATAACAWPDQPITLVVPYTPGTGIDLVARQLSARLPALLGQPVIVENVAGASGNIGSERVARAKPDGYTLMVQVNTLVMNRSLYRSLSYDPVADFAPVSLTSWGTLLLVTNPNVQKATTVSQMVSAAKAAPGKLTYATPGVGTPHHLSMALFMQGTGTEMLHVPYKGTAGAVTDLLGGRIDYMFLPVHVALQHIQVGKLKAIATGSGKRLPQLPDVPTLAEAGVTADNVDMWYGVLAPKGTPPDVVARLNKEIAAVLKQPEVAKSFESQGMVPASSTPAEFGTLMKKDADRWAAVVKRGNITVD; from the coding sequence ATGCGTTCGCTTATCAAAAAGACACTTGCCTCCCTGCTCTTCGCAGCAGGCGCCACCGCCGCCTGTGCCTGGCCCGACCAGCCGATCACGCTGGTGGTGCCCTACACGCCCGGCACCGGCATCGACCTGGTGGCGCGCCAGCTCTCGGCCCGCCTGCCCGCCCTGCTGGGCCAGCCGGTGATCGTCGAGAACGTGGCCGGCGCCAGCGGCAACATCGGCAGCGAACGCGTGGCGCGCGCCAAGCCCGACGGCTACACGCTGATGGTGCAGGTCAACACGCTGGTGATGAACCGCAGCCTTTATCGCTCGCTGAGCTACGACCCGGTGGCCGACTTCGCGCCGGTGTCGCTCACCTCGTGGGGCACGCTGCTGCTGGTGACGAACCCGAACGTGCAGAAGGCGACGACCGTGTCGCAGATGGTGAGCGCGGCCAAGGCAGCGCCCGGCAAGCTGACCTATGCCACGCCGGGCGTCGGCACGCCGCACCACCTGTCGATGGCGCTGTTCATGCAGGGCACGGGCACCGAGATGCTGCACGTGCCGTACAAGGGCACGGCCGGCGCGGTGACCGACCTGCTGGGCGGGCGCATCGACTACATGTTTTTGCCGGTGCACGTGGCGCTGCAGCACATCCAGGTCGGCAAGCTCAAGGCCATTGCCACCGGCAGCGGCAAGCGCCTGCCGCAACTGCCTGACGTGCCGACGCTGGCCGAGGCCGGCGTGACCGCCGACAACGTGGACATGTGGTACGGCGTGCTCGCGCCCAAGGGCACGCCGCCTGACGTGGTGGCGCGGCTCAACAAGGAGATCGCGGCGGTGCTCAAGCAGCCTGAAGTGGCGAAGTCGTTCGAATCGCAGGGCATGGTGCCGGCGAGCTCGACGCCAGCCGAATTCGGCACGCTGATGAAGAAGGATGCCGATCGATGGGCTGCCGTGGTCAAGCGCGGCAATATCACCGTGGACTGA